Part of the Archocentrus centrarchus isolate MPI-CPG fArcCen1 chromosome 4, fArcCen1, whole genome shotgun sequence genome is shown below.
ccacctcctccagcttttcTGGGGGACTCCGAGGCCAGCTGAGTGATATAATTTCACCAGCATGTCCCGGGTCTACCCTGCAGCCTCCTCCGAAtaggaggtgcccaggaggcatcctagtcagatgcctgaaccacctcaactggctccttccGATGTGGAGGAGTGGCTCGAGTCTGATCCTCTCTccaatgactgcactcttcaccctaacTTTAacagagaggccagccacctttTGGAGAAAGCTAATTTCTGCCGCTCATATCTGCAATCTCATTTTTTCGGGCACTACCCAGAGCTGGTGACCATAGGTGAGCGTGGGACATAGCCTGATGGgcaaattgacagcttcacttttacattcactgcagccacagcccccgtctgtcaatctcccactccactCTTTCCTCATCGAAAACCCTGAGATATTCAGGCTCCATTtacacattttcagatgaaaacgttaaagttttgatgcgtttcggcctcccATTTACACAAAAGAACAGCATGAAAATGATACCTTTGGAAAATGGGCTCCTGAGTGGAGCGTTTTGAAAACGCTCCGGTCTCCATTTCCATGTAAACGGGTGAAaatgctactttttgaaaacggggGCAACCGCACATTTTCACAATGGTTGCAGCTCCTATATCCACatcgccaacttgtggccttgCAATTGGAATTGCTGCATTTTCAACGTCTTGAAACAATTTTGTCTGTAAAAATTATGAAGAGTACTGGTGACAAatggcagccctggcagagtccaataCCCACAGCAaacgagtctgacttattgtcGGCAATGgagaccaagctctcgctgcagtagtacagggactgaatggcccatagAGAGAGACCCCATACTCATGCAGCACCCCACACAGGATATCCCAGTGGACATGGTCAAGTggcttctccaagtccacaaaacacgtACTGGATGGACAAACTCCTACACACACTCGTTTATCCTTGTGAGgacaaagagctggtccagtgtcctgcaacCATGACCAAAACCGCaatgttcctcctgaatctgaggttcaactagTGGACAAACACTTCTTTACAGCACCCAGGCATAGACCTTCCTGGTGAGGCTGAAGAGTGTGATCCCcctatagttggagcacaccctctggtccctcttcttaaagatgggaaccaccaccccagtctgccaatctaGTGGCACCACCCTAGATCTCCACGCAacgttgcagaggcatgtcaaccaagacagctctacaacatccagagtcttcaggaagtcagggcaaatctcatccaccccaggggtccTTGGGTTGTTTTACTACCTCAGTGAACTTGCCTCCAGTAATGGGCGAGGTGTCGTTCAGTtgcagtcagcagcaccccacccgcactatacaGCATTGAGCAGAGCACCACTTTTCCCCTCTTAAGTCACCTGAGAGTTTGCCAAAATCGCTTCGAGGCAGACCAAAAGTCTTTATCCATGGCTTCaacaaactcctcccacaactAATTTTTTGCTTCATCCaccgcttggcctgccggtacccATGAGCTGCCTCGAAAGCCCCATAGGCTAACCAAGCCAGAGAGGACTCCTTGTTTGGCCCTATGGCTCCCATCACTTCCAgagtccaccatctggttcgaggattaccaccacgacaggcaccaaccaccttgaaGCCGCAGCTCCGTGTGGCAGCCTCAataatggaggtgcggaacatgatCCATtctgactcaatgtcctcaacctccctctgaatgctgttgaagttctgctggaggtggcagTTGAAAATCTCATGTCCTGTACTGGGGTCTCTGCCAGGCGTttccagcacaccctcactacacatttaggtgcaccaggtctgtccagtgtaaaaaaaaaaaaacctgaagaaaCCAAATTACATGAAAGGCAGAAGGGTTAACTGAACTTATATAAATAATCCAATGACTAGCACTCAACTCTGCTGAATGTGGGATATTTAAGAGCAATATGTTAGCACTCTTCACTATAATTACCAAACACTTCAAACGCGTGAATGCTGCTCATCACTCCAGTAAAGTTTTAGAAACTTGTGGCATCCATGCTGCTCTGTTAGCCAGCATTCTACACGTTTGTCTTTGCCTTTAATTGTTTAAGGCCCAAGAAGAAAACAGGCTTTTAAATGGCTTAAATTGGCTTTTAATTTTGGAATATGAATCCATATATTTACTTGTATGCAAATTATGCAAAAGTCCACTAATGTATAATCCCAGTTGGCATTTCACAGTTAACAGTGTGATAACTGTTAAAATTTGCTTGCAGTAATCTTGGATACTCACTGTTTATGAAGGAAATTTTAtgatttttgtattaaaaaaaatatgtgtttgggcgcctgggtggtttagtggtgaagccggtgaccatatacatatgccgcgttgcggtgcgggcggcgcgggtttgcgtcccggcccgtcgttaatttgcccgcgtgtcttcccctgtatctttccccgatttcctgtctctctccactgttgataaaagccgctgtggccaaaaatgcaaaaaaaaaaaaaaaaatgtttttgctgacCCTCTAGCATAATTCATAATTCAATGAAATGTTTCATTGCTGCTTCTTGGGATTCTAACCTGGTGGCTTGATGTCATAAGGAAAACCATGCGTTTCAGCAACATGCCCAGATGGAATGACTGGTAACGCTCAGTGCCGCAAACTTTCACCTAAAAGAGAAGAAGGGGAGAAGCAGGGAGGGGTGATTGACAGTCCAAGCAGCTGAGTGATGGTACCAGGACAAACTGACAATGACAATCTGACAATGTGGCTGTTTTAACAACTGAGACATTATTTTTGGAGGAGTGAGGTATTTATGGTATTTAGGACACTCTCCAAAATAAGTCATttggtgagctgagcagctcccaATGTAGGAAAAGCATACAGTCCTAATCTTGTGTGTTCCTATGCATTACTGTGACTGTATTTAGATTGGTGCACTACTGAAAGTGATGCATGAATGTTATCAGCTCCGACAAAGTAAGATCACAGCTTTTACTGTGTGCATCCAGCTGGCATATTAAAATGTCATCAGATTAATGAAAAGGCATTTCTGGAAGGGCCTTAGTTCATGGGCTGAAAAATGTAAGTACTGTCAGCTGTGACCTCTCACTTTCATCAATGTTTGTGTATTCTGCATTTTCCTGGTCTGTACCTACCAGCTGAGCAATAAGGAGGACATGATGTAGGCAAAGTTCTGCTGTCCCATACCTGtcaacacagtttttttttgttgtttttttttttaaaaagagcatTTGATTCAATATAGCACAAGAAAACATGCACACTAAATTCTCACAAGCAGTCTTTGGTCAACCAGTAGCTGAAATGAGTCTCAAGATGCCTAAAATTAagcacagcaaaacaaaaaggccCAAAAAGCAGCCCTTGCCTAGATGCAGCTGCATATAATGATGAAATAATATATGGGATTATACTGATgaataaaatggcaaaaaaataaaaaacctacTGCTCATACTATTAAAAGGAAAATGCACAGAACCCAACCCCCACCATGAATAGTGAAAACTGCATTACTCTTCACTCTCACCGTGCTGTAAAGCACCACACATCTGTTGCCAATAGAGCTGTTTGAGTATCAGCCTGAAGTACAGCATCAACCAAGCAACATTCCTGAAAAGAGGAGATAAAGGAGAGGGGAAGTCAGATAAAGGTtttggggaaaagaaaaaaaaaactacacaaaacaaaaggtattaaaatatttaatcatcacagaaaaactaaacaacAAGCTGTGAATGAAGGGAAATCCTGCACTGAAACACAGCTCATGGCAATCATGAGATTAGAGACCATCAATATATATAAAGATATATCCATTtattttgcaaattattttatattttatatgatTGTGTAACAGTAGACAGAAATTGTTGGtataaataattattaatatgCCATAAAGTCCAACTTGGTACAATTACCCATttagaaatgtgtgtgtaaggTTTGGGGTCGGGTTAGATTCAAGTGAGACTTTATCCAGATGAGATATTTTCTGAAATCTTTCATCTTGACTCAGCTAATCAGAAGGTCCTAGCTGTTTCCAAGGATCACACCCACAATTGAAGTCAGTTCTGTTTGCATGAAACATCTTGATTATTTGAAAGAGGCAGTTTGCATAAACAGCGTGCATTTCACTACTTAGCAGTGGTTGTTTGAGCTACTCTTAGTACTACCAGAACTATGCACAAAACTGTTGACAGAGATTTGCAGACAAAATTATACAgttatggtaaaaagaaagtttgtCCTCTGTCAATGGCTAAGGCTATACATATCAGGGTATAgtaaaaataatctggtccttagcaAGTCTTAAAATTGAAGACTAAGATATGACATATTACAtgtgccattatttatttaataaaaattaagccaaaatgcagaaacaatgTGAGAAAAACTAAGTAAATACTTTCTGCTTCAACAGGAATGAAGAGGGTAAGCAGGAGCCAGGTGTTACTAATCAAACGCCACAGGACCTGgccaccttgcagtcactgaatcGACCATGCGTAATACCTTAGGATTAACACAGGGTGTGCTCTCTTTTCCTATGCCTGTGTGCTACCCCGTAGTCTAATAATTAACATTTATAACCTACAATAAATGAAACATTAGATCAGACCAACAGTTTTAAAGTGTCAGAGGCATTCTACTGGTATTGCTTAAAACAGCTTGTGTTGTTGTATAAACCTCACCAGTACAGGAAAATATACAGGGGGAAGCCAAGCCACACTGGCACAGAGTTGCACACAGatgtgttggtgcacagtgacttggatctGTGCCTGACCCTTCAACATCACCCCCGGCAACAGCACTGGGACCTTACGTTCCACACAGCATCGCCGGAAACTAGTGAAAACGGCCTGGAAGAGAGGAAGCCTGAGGACAGAGAAGATACAATGAAGCACTTCAAACATGTAGCAAACAGTTACAATAGAGCTAAATTTAACTGTGCAGTAAAAAAGGGAAATACTACTAACAGGCTGTGCAATAAAACactaaatgatttaaaatattaGAGTTCAATAAATCACCCTTTTACCTGAGATTTTCTTCTGAAAACTGACTCCCTGTGTACCAAAGCTGAAGCACCTCCTCAGGTTGGCCAGCCAGCTGTCCCATGATGCTCACCAGCAACAGACAGTGAGGAAGCTCATGTTCAGGATTTAAACCTACAGACAATATGATGCACAATTTGTAACAGAAACATCTAGAAACATATCAGCAATtttgagcaattttttttttttcctctctcatcacaccacaaatacaaataaaatacaaatctaAGAGAGGTCAGCTTTCAGTAGATGTTTTGAAAGCAAGCCCACTGTGCAACATTTATCTTTTAGCCTTTCTTTTTCCCCCAGTAGCATCATTTACTTATTAGCTTTGAGTAGAAGTTTTGGAAGCAATACTATATTGCAATACTCCAGTGCAGTATACTGAACTGGCAGATGCTGATCTAATTCACCACATAACATGCAATACTTGTCATTAGCCTGTTGGATGCCATTAGTCCACAAATCATTCAGTTTaaaaagccattacattaagaAAACAGGAAAGCATCTGTCAATTGTGCTACTgtatcatgaaaaaaaacatccaacaaGATAAACTTTTCACTCACGCAAGTTCTCCTGGAGGACAACTTCAGCAAAAGGTCttaaaggcagcagctgaagcaAGAAGGCTTCCATGGGAACtagagctgctgcatttaacTCCTGAGATAAAGCTACAGGCAGTTCTGGAGTGCTTAAGCTGGGAGGGAATTTACTGAAAGACATCAGCCACATTGTCATAATCATGATTACAAccaatcaaaaaataaactgtgattTTATAATTAGTATTACAATAAAACATGTACACATGTAAACAACAGAGACCTGATGATCTGCAGGTAGAGCTGGTGGAAGCAGCTACAGCACTTGGTTAGAAAATATCTgaattcctgttaaaaggataAACATGAGGAAATGTGTATTCAACAACTCTGActtcattaaaaagaaattaagaaTGTAGCAATATGAGACGACACAAAGTTTTTATACAGTCAAAACACCAGGAAAAAAAGATCCTAATTTTAGCTACCTTTATGTAATGAATCAAAGTGTTGGCAAAAAATCTGCACATCTTTGCAGTTTTTTGGAACAACTTGTATTCTGGACTTTGCGTGGCCTcctttgaaaagaaaagagcatTAATAGAAAAGCTGCCCAAGGTGACCTTACATTATTATAGACAACCCCAAGTTTTTCTTCAAGTACAAAAGGTTACAGCCTGGGAAATACTCATCATTTGTTCTGTCATTGTGGTGGCTCTAGTTGGTATCAAgtcagtaaagacaaaaatatgcTGAGCAGCAATCTTTCTATACATTACAAGTTTACATAATTTCTGAACAGAAATAGCTACTAAAAAAAGTTTATGCTCTTAAATGTCTAACAGTTATGGTAGTAAATGCAATAAATATTCAATAATCATGCAACTTCTATTTATTTAAGCttggttttgtatttatttctttaataataGGGGTTTTCTACCTGCAGACCTGCATGTTTAATCTGTTCAGCCAGCTCCACACAGTTGTGGAAGGAGCTCAGCAGGTTGTCACACAGGCTGTTACTGATGTCACTGTGATGTAGATGCTCCTCAACCAATGACTGGTTCTTCAGACTCATTCTGGACAAAATAATGGTTATTAAATGGGACATTAAACTCATCCGATTCCTAAAACAAAAATTCATCTAATAAACTGTAACCCTTAATGACATTAACTGTACTAACTTGATGAGGAACTTCCATGTGTTTGCATGCAATGCTATGTCCAGGTTGGAGataacagagcagatatccagCAGACTATGAATCACTGAAGAAgatgaaaatgatgtaaaatGAACTGAAGATGTCATTAAGGTACATGAGCGCAAAAAAAGGTATGAAATGTAGAAATTCACAGTGTAACACAGCGATGTTTACCTGCACAGACAATGAACACACCTGTAACAATATCAGAGACGTCCTCCTCTGAGGCACTGCTGTCCAAAGAGATCTTATCTAGCAGCTCCAGAAGACCCTTCTGAAGGGAATAGGCCTCCTTGAATAGTCCCTGAAGCAAGTCAGCAACAAGGGAGAGACGGCCGCAGTAAACCACCTCGCTATCCTGCGGACAACATACAGAATATGCCTGAACTATTCTGTTTTcttcaaatacattttctcaagatttttaaagaatttaagTCAGTTTTAAATGACCTATTTAAATGTTAATTTCAACTTTAGTGGTTGATATTAAtgctctaaaattaaaaaaagaatacaatTATAGCAGTGACTTCACAAGACACTAgatgtagtttaaaaaaaatcatgcaacaAAGATTTCTGCAGTTAGAGAAATAATATAAAGGAAGACCATCTCATGAAAACTGTTGTTTTTGACCCATCTTAAAATGTTGCCTACTAATAACAGTGGCTTTCAAATAATCCCACTTGAGCTTCTAAATTAGGTGCCAATGATATGAAGCCTCTTCAGCTTGAGTCATTTATTGATTTCTGTGATGAATCTGTACAAAAGCAACATGCATGCGCTAGTGTTGTCGCTGTGTGGTGAGAGTGCATCTGTAGCACTCTAGTGTGCTGGGGCAGATGCACTGTGCAGATACACCACTAAAACTCTGTCTCAGCATCCTTTGCAGGCTCATGCACTGGAATTGCAATTGCTGACAGAGCTATTAATTCTGTATTATATCAAAGAGGACTGAGATAACGTGACACCATTCCTCTGAATTTAGCTGAAGCTAAAACCAAATTGGAGCTTTTAACTAGATAATGATCTTTAGCACACTAGCAAATCCCCCAAGGGTCAAGCATTTCAgaaataccgtattttccggagtataagtcgcactttttttcatagtttggctgggggtgcgacctatactccggagcgacgtatatgtgacatttataacacatgaaccaaaatactccagccacttgacatctccgtgaactgcagctttaaggcagtcttgcgtaacctgtgggcgcagtggatgatggatggagagcacagcttaacggcaactgggaggatgcgccacccaactttcctggaagtcattggatggatcaagaaaacatgggcttcagtgacaaaccatcctgttgggattcagaaaggctggaataattggaactgcagctgacgacgagtctgactaacgcgacacagaagaggaagcggcgcttcgtctacggagtgtacggaattgtttagaagtgacaccgaggatgaagaattcaatggattgatggtttggttaacttgttagtatgttctttatgctatggttatctgaataacttaatgttacgttaacataccgaacacgtgttcgttgtgcgtcatgtagctgaatgtgttacgttagcataacgtaggcgtaaccgtgttcgtcctgttctttaatccattattattttaaattgccgttcaagatggaatttctgctctgggtctcggattctatcaaccccccccccccaaaaaagtgcgacttatagtccagtgcgacctatatatgtttttttcttctttattatgcattttttggctggtgcgacctatactccggagcgacgtatagtccgaaaaatacggtaatagcTTCTGAGGCAAAGAGTGAACTTATATTCACCACCTTAATATCCCATCTGCAGATTAGTCAAATTCTTTGACTAAAAATGGCTTGGAAGTTGTGTTCACGTATGTAATCATTATCTATAATGATAGGCACTGTTTTACACAAGATTAAGTGTTTGCTTTTCCAAATATGAAAAAGATTAATACATTTTCACTTGATATCTTTTCTCATAACAACTACTGAATAGACTGACCTTGCAGTGCTGAAATGTTTCTTTCAGGACTTTCAGAATACAAGCTGGTAGTGAGCGGATAGAATCCAGGTCAGGGGTATCTTCCAGTGAGCCAACATGACGCACACAAGCAGATAGTGCATCAATTATCTGCATCATTGCCTGAAAAACGAAACAGGATCTTGTCACCATATAATTTAGGATTTCATTTAGGAGTGAAGTTAGAACAATGTACATTATATTGTATGTATGAAGTTGTATGGGTCTCACTGTACTATTTTGAAATGTACTGTATAGCAATACCTGTAGTATGTTCCTTAGTAAGGCACAAAGTTCAGTATTTTGACTCGAAAGTCCACCAGCTTGCTCCATGATTTCTTTCATCATGCTATCAAACACTGTCACAACCTGCAAACAGTTGTGACAGATAAACTTTCAGTAAGACAAATACATTTGTCAGGAAATTTAGGTAAATAAAGTAGTCATTCACAAGAAAATAGTTACTTGTATCAACAACACAACACGTCCTCAATATATTTTGCAACCATCAGGATACCTttggtaagatcttggagaagCACTCGTCTTCCAGGTCTCGTAAACCAATATGAGGGAGGAACATGTCTGTAATTATCTTCAATATACCTGTGAAGGTGccatatttttaaaacagttcATATTTGGACAGCAAGGTATACCAAAGTTTGTAATTATTTGATGTGCAATTAGTAAACTCACGTATGTGATCATCCCAACTGTCAGACTGATAATGCAACGAGTGAACACCGTCAAGGAAAACATGTGCATTACAGAATGATTTACCTAAttattttcagtgtgtgtgtgttacaaaaCTGAAACTCGGAGGAGACAACAAACATTAGACAGGATATAGTGAGCTTTGGCAGGACAGACTTGAGCTCCTGGCGACAGGTTTCCTGACTCCACTGCACCACCTCGTCCAGGAGAGAAGTGTTGGTCTGGGACATGATGAAATCTGGGGAAGCCCAGTTCTGCAGTCCAGAAATTTTTTCATGCACGTTATCACTGAGTGAGTCACTGAAAATGACTCCTTAGCTCTTTTACCAATTAGTCGGTCAAGGAGATTCGTTTTTAGATATCAAAATTCAATTGTGATCACTTGTAAAAGGAACCGTTATAACTTCCATTACTCTACTCTGCCTAATTGCATTCTGAATATCTGAAATACCATACAGACATTTTGATAATTAACTTTTGAATAGTCGGAATAAATTTTAGACATTTAGATTTCCACTTATACAGTCTGTTAAGAATAGTTTATACCAGCTATTGGGATTTCTACTGGCTAGGACTTAATTGTAGTATTCAGTTTCTATTGCCCCTGCAGATTGCTTGCAGGTGTTATGAATTCACCGACTACAAAACGTTAGCTAGCTTCTGTGTTTACTGACATATTTTGTGTTGATACGCATCCTACCGTAATTACAAGACGAACTCCTCTTTCCAGGGGTAAAAGAAGTATCACGCCAACGCTCCAAAGAATCTTAAAGTGCTGCCATTTTACTTTTTCAACGACTAAAATGTACAAAGCGGATAGTTTACCGTATCTGTGAGATATGAAACATACTGCGCGCCGTGGTTTAAGTCGGACGTGACGTTACGATAAACGCGACTCATCCACTTTCATTCTCATTGGTTAAAACCTTAGACTTGAAAGCGTTCAACCAATGAGAGAACTGCAGAACTGCAAAGCGTTGTAAATAACAACTCTGGCTTGGCGCgtccaagttaaaaaaaaaaaaaaaatttaaagtgaAACCTTGAAACCTACAGTGAAATcgttattgatttttttcttttcttttttgttttattaagcctgtcatgtctggcagattttgcaagcagaattgtgatctgaatacACTGCTGTGCCAAACATTtgctcttccaagatgagctctatagattctctataggctcctcttgttaatgtttgtcattttatttatttatttgtgttatttttcacatacatatacGTGTTTTCTAGTAATGCCAGACTTGACAGGCTGAGAAAAAagcaaggaaaaagaaagagaaaggggagaaaatagaaaagggGGATAGAAAGGATAGAGCACAGTTAAATAAACCATGATCCATTTGTGTCTTGTGGCAACTGTCAGACAACTACAAGTGCACTCGTAGTGTTGGGTGTCATgccaaaaaaaatgattgccggtattttccaaaatgttatCGGtaacttgttgacctataatctgtcaaacatgtctcttgtgaatgatatcaagtcatcgtgtcaggaagggcatccagtatAAAATCTTGGCAAATC
Proteins encoded:
- the firrm gene encoding FIGNL1-interacting regulator of recombination and mitosis; protein product: MSQTNTSLLDEVVQWSQETCRQELKSVLPKLTSLHYQSDSWDDHIRILKIITDMFLPHIGLRDLEDECFSKILPKVVTVFDSMMKEIMEQAGGLSSQNTELCALLRNILQAMMQIIDALSACVRHVGSLEDTPDLDSIRSLPACILKVLKETFQHCKDSEVVYCGRLSLVADLLQGLFKEAYSLQKGLLELLDKISLDSSASEEDVSDIVTVIHSLLDICSVISNLDIALHANTWKFLIKMSLKNQSLVEEHLHHSDISNSLCDNLLSSFHNCVELAEQIKHAGLQEATQSPEYKLFQKTAKMCRFFANTLIHYIKEFRYFLTKCCSCFHQLYLQIISKFPPSLSTPELPVALSQELNAAALVPMEAFLLQLLPLRPFAEVVLQENLRLNPEHELPHCLLLVSIMGQLAGQPEEVLQLWYTGSQFSEENLRLPLFQAVFTSFRRCCVERKVPVLLPGVMLKGQAQIQVTVHQHICVQLCASVAWLPPVYFPVLECCLVDAVLQADTQTALLATDVWCFTARYGTAELCLHHVLLIAQLVKVCGTERYQSFHLGMLLKRMVFLMTSSHQMELVSHFPPSEVENLPVWHHVLLRALSQDVRHQVVTDVIGITQKVLTDWQNGGYKLGQINKVNAVLMSLLSVVRGQSSPEEECVLSSVRIVSQLWLRMSPDQLQTHPVLQWMLQLLLSLSAVLVTHIEPHIICQALVCLDAVVSQKCADWLLLAALEFLSSLGKIFVPPDSQSQILPKLSSLFGALLADKSWLLHQHALEAFSQFAESTNHEEVISQSLCAEDTKTKVVNYLSKTVNVQEDNESRLERLKQETLMIKQHNEKLECKKENVLNKPPPEGFSDSEPCPKRARQETSAEQEYGRFIQTAESALKALQALIEGNTNSSAPPPQWLESRLQELQTLLTHITTVRHKT